From the Lolium rigidum isolate FL_2022 chromosome 2, APGP_CSIRO_Lrig_0.1, whole genome shotgun sequence genome, one window contains:
- the LOC124691674 gene encoding uncharacterized protein LOC124691674: MWHEVAWKGLEKKALCPLSIVWDGKGWRSPGDGWLSGDGWPQPAGIPLLHGISDKILSFDLSPIRSLIFVVQLLFYFMPTECSMENQAGCKGKSIVGTTTTGWDKGGGGDLLGLFNGPYLSGFTFQYNEVQGMMCERYWPSQRLIYTYRFDPDFLTFMGNFAKLRPRGTHEVVGSFYGK, encoded by the exons ATGTGGCACGAGGTCGCCTGGAAGGGATTGGAGAAAAAAGCACTGTGCCCTCTCTCTATTGTTTGGGATGGGAAAGGGTGGAGGTCGCCGGGAGATGGGTGGTTGTCGGGAGATGGGTGGCCGCAGCCCGCAGGGATCCCTCTCCTCCATGGAATTAGTGACAAAATCCTCTCTTTTGATTTAAGCCCCATACGTTCTCTCATCTTTGTTGTCCagcttctgttttattttatgccTACAGAGTGTTCGATGGAAAACCAAGCAGGCTGCAAGGGGAAATCAAT AGTTGGAACAACAACTACGGGTTGGGATAAAGGAGGTGGAGGAGACCTTTTAGGTTTATTCAATGGGCCTTACCTATCTGGTTTCACCTTCCAATACAACGAGGTGCAGGGCATGATGTGTGAGAGGTATTGGCCATCTCAAAG GTTGATTTATACATACCGATTTGACCCTGATTTTTTGACCTTCATGGGAAATTTTGCGAAGCTCAGACCTCGAGGGACGCATGAAGTGGTCGGTTCTTTCTATGGGAA ATAA